GCGCACCGCCGGGGTCTCCAAGTACGGCAATCTCGATCGTGCGCTGGTGGGGATTCTCGACCTTGCCGGCGTGTGGTGGCTGATCAAGCGCACTCGTCTTAACGCTCTGCCTCAAGAGCTTCAAGTCCAGGAGCTGGAAGGATGATCATGACCCGCGAAGCCATGTGGCTGGTGATCGGTTTTGCCGGACAAATCGCCTTTACCGGCCGTTTCGTCCTGCAATGGCTGTACAGCGAATACAAAAAGCGCAGCGTGATTCCGGTGAGCTTCTGGTACCTGAGCATCGTCGGCAGCACCTTGCTGTTCGCCTACGCCATCTACCGCCAGGACCCGGTGTTCATCGCAGGGCAAGCCTTTGGCTCGATCGTGTACCTGCGTAACCTGCAATTGATCGCCAAAAGCCGAAAAGTCGAGGAATAAGCCATGCGCCGCACCTTATCGCCCAGGGTCGAATGCCTGGGTTTGATGCTGCTTGCCCTGCTGTTGATCGGCGCGGGCCTGGGGCTGCGTCAGGCACAGAACGTCGATGAAGAACGTTTCCTCGGCGTGGCCCTGGAGATGCTGCACAACGGTTCCTGGCTGATTCCGCACCGGGCCGGGGAGATCTATGGCGACAAGCCGCCGATTTTCATGTGGACGGTGGCGTTTTTCACCTGGGTGACGGGTAAGCCCAACATCGCGCTGTATATCCCGGGGCTGTTTTCGGCAGTGACGGTCACGGCGATGGTCTATGACCTGGGGCGTCGCCTGTGGAGCCAGCGTATCGGGCGCAACGCCGCGCTGCTGTATCTGGCCACTTATCAGACCTACAGCATCCTGCGCACCGGGCAAATCGACAGTTTCCTGATTCTGTTTACCACCCTGGGCCTGTACGGGCTAGCGCGGCACTTGCTGCTTGGGCCGGCGTGGCGCTGGTTCTATGTCGGCTGTGCGGCCATGGGCATTGGCGTGATCACCAAGGGCGTGGGTTTCTTGCCGGCGTTGCTGCTGATCCCCTATGCCTATGCGGTGCGCAAAGGCTGGTCGGGGGTGGTGGCAATGCCGGGTGAGGCGCGCAAGTGGTGGCTAGGGTTGCTGGTGATGGTGGCAGCCATTTGCATCTGGTTGCTGCCACTGACCTTGTCCATTTTGTTCAATGGCGGCGCTGACGAAATCGCCTACGCGCGAGAAATTCTCCTGCGCCAGACCGCCGGGCGCTACGCCGCTTCGTGGCATCACCGCGAGCCGTTCTGGTACTTCTTCACCAACGTCATCCCGCAGTACTGGCTGCCGCTGGTGCTGGCGTTGCCATGGCTGGTGCCGGCCTGGCGCCGGCAGTTGAAAAAGC
This genomic interval from Pseudomonas putida contains the following:
- a CDS encoding lipid-A-disaccharide synthase N-terminal domain-containing protein, coding for MIMTREAMWLVIGFAGQIAFTGRFVLQWLYSEYKKRSVIPVSFWYLSIVGSTLLFAYAIYRQDPVFIAGQAFGSIVYLRNLQLIAKSRKVEE
- a CDS encoding ArnT family glycosyltransferase, with product MRRTLSPRVECLGLMLLALLLIGAGLGLRQAQNVDEERFLGVALEMLHNGSWLIPHRAGEIYGDKPPIFMWTVAFFTWVTGKPNIALYIPGLFSAVTVTAMVYDLGRRLWSQRIGRNAALLYLATYQTYSILRTGQIDSFLILFTTLGLYGLARHLLLGPAWRWFYVGCAAMGIGVITKGVGFLPALLLIPYAYAVRKGWSGVVAMPGEARKWWLGLLVMVAAICIWLLPLTLSILFNGGADEIAYAREILLRQTAGRYAASWHHREPFWYFFTNVIPQYWLPLVLALPWLVPAWRRQLKKRDGRVLVLLGWVALVLLFFCISAGKRKLYIYPALPALVLAAAPLLPWLLKRWFKQRPRLRRAFPALVATWFVLWFARGFIEPVKDGTNPNQTLMAQADKMTQGADLVLVNWSEGHWLFARQPIVHFGMLDSTVERAAQWLREHPKDYAMVPNDMLSRCFKPEATRALGKSDGAEWSIVGAEADNGQCTAPTADKVYRFAWDDPQRSEKPKWAWR